Proteins from one Clostridia bacterium genomic window:
- a CDS encoding rubredoxin translates to MWKCSVCGYIHFGDEAPEKCPKCGSPKEKFVELTEEQAALIAKSGRTNDLHMIFCHLMDKVIKVCDEGIELNLDPGCVATFKKGKEQCEILKNISKAEIATHIMKNKW, encoded by the coding sequence ATGTGGAAATGTAGTGTGTGCGGGTATATACATTTTGGAGATGAAGCTCCGGAAAAATGTCCGAAATGCGGTTCTCCAAAGGAAAAGTTTGTAGAGCTTACAGAAGAACAGGCCGCTTTGATTGCAAAGTCAGGAAGAACCAATGACTTACATATGATTTTCTGCCATCTTATGGACAAAGTCATCAAGGTATGTGATGAAGGCATTGAGCTGAACCTGGATCCGGGCTGCGTTGCAACCTTCAAGAAAGGCAAGGAGCAGTGCGAGATATTGAAAAACATATCAAAAGCAGAAATAGCAACTCATATAATGAAAAATAAGTGGT
- a CDS encoding DUF1540 domain-containing protein: MHNNITSNNLTNNKMHAHNHSIKCNVDTCYYNDSHFCSANVIEVNPLGDGVAHSTEGTGCTTFVESNS, encoded by the coding sequence ATGCATAACAATATAACTAGCAACAATCTTACAAACAATAAAATGCATGCTCACAATCACAGCATAAAATGTAATGTAGACACTTGCTACTATAATGATAGTCATTTCTGCAGCGCCAATGTAATAGAGGTAAATCCACTGGGTGATGGTGTTGCTCACTCAACAGAAGGAACAGGCTGCACAACTTTTGTAGAGTCCAATAGCTAA
- a CDS encoding V-type ATP synthase subunit D — translation MAKLNVNPTRMELTGLKGRLKTAQRGHKLLKDKQDELMKKFIDYVKKNMELREAVEKELTVAFKNFLIARAVMSSEVLEEAIMYPTQKINLEMSVKNIMSVNSPVFNLVREDNKEASSIYPYGFATTSGELDGAIHSLQEVFDKLIELAQVEKTCQLMADEIEKTRRRVNALEYIMIPQLIETVKYITMKLDENERGSRVRLMKVKDMMEKQKANA, via the coding sequence ATGGCTAAACTTAATGTAAATCCTACGCGTATGGAGCTGACCGGCCTTAAGGGCAGACTAAAAACTGCTCAAAGAGGTCACAAGCTTCTGAAAGATAAGCAGGATGAGCTAATGAAAAAGTTCATAGATTATGTAAAGAAAAACATGGAACTGAGAGAAGCTGTAGAAAAGGAACTTACAGTTGCTTTCAAAAACTTTCTTATTGCCAGAGCGGTAATGTCTTCCGAAGTGTTGGAAGAAGCTATAATGTATCCTACTCAGAAGATAAACCTTGAGATGAGCGTAAAGAATATAATGAGTGTAAACTCTCCTGTGTTCAATCTTGTGAGGGAGGATAACAAGGAAGCTTCCAGCATATATCCCTACGGCTTTGCAACAACCTCAGGAGAGCTGGATGGCGCAATACATTCACTGCAAGAGGTCTTTGACAAGCTGATTGAGTTGGCTCAGGTGGAGAAGACCTGTCAGCTTATGGCTGATGAGATAGAGAAGACAAGACGTAGAGTTAATGCCCTGGAATATATAATGATTCCACAGCTCATTGAAACAGTAAAATACATTACCATGAAGCTTGACGAGAATGAGAGAGGCAGCAGAGTAAGGCTCATGAAGGTCAAGGATATGATGGAAAAGCAAAAAGCTAATGCTTAA
- a CDS encoding V-type ATP synthase subunit B: MLKEYKTIREVAGPLMLVDQVEGVKFDELVEIEMKNGEQRRGKVLEVSGDKALVQLFEGSTGLNINESKVRFTGHSLELPVSTDMLGRVFDGLGRPKDGGPKIIPESRNDISGNPINPAARDYPSEFIQTGISAIDGLNTLVRGQKLPIFSGSGLPHARLAAQIARQAKVLGTESKFAVVFAAIGITFEDADYFIADFKRTGAIDRAVLFMNLANDPAIERIATPRMALTAAEYLAYEKDMQVLVIMTDITNYCDALREVSAARKEVPGRRGYPGYLYTDLATIYERAGRIRDKKGSITQIPILSMPEDDKTHPIPDLTGYITEGQIILSRELYRKGIMPPIDVLPSLSRLKDKGIGKNKTREDHADTMNQLFASYARGKEAKELAVILGEGALSDTDKLFAKFADEFEKRYVSQGDNEDRSIEQTLTLGWELLSILPRAELKRIKDEYIDKYLPKGDA, encoded by the coding sequence ATGCTGAAGGAATACAAAACCATTAGAGAAGTTGCAGGTCCACTTATGCTGGTTGACCAAGTGGAGGGTGTAAAGTTCGATGAACTGGTTGAGATAGAAATGAAAAACGGTGAGCAGCGCCGCGGAAAAGTTCTTGAGGTTTCCGGAGACAAAGCGCTGGTACAGCTCTTTGAAGGCTCAACAGGATTGAACATCAATGAGAGTAAGGTTCGATTCACTGGACATAGTCTGGAACTGCCGGTTTCCACTGATATGTTGGGAAGAGTATTTGATGGTTTGGGAAGACCAAAGGATGGAGGACCTAAAATCATACCTGAATCAAGGAATGATATAAGTGGTAATCCTATAAACCCGGCTGCCAGAGACTATCCTTCTGAATTCATACAGACTGGTATATCTGCAATTGACGGACTTAACACACTTGTCAGGGGACAGAAGCTGCCTATTTTCTCAGGCTCCGGTCTGCCCCACGCAAGACTTGCTGCACAGATAGCGAGGCAGGCTAAGGTACTTGGTACAGAAAGCAAATTCGCTGTTGTATTTGCTGCTATAGGTATAACCTTTGAAGATGCAGATTACTTCATAGCTGACTTCAAAAGAACAGGTGCTATAGACAGAGCAGTTCTATTTATGAATCTCGCAAACGACCCTGCTATTGAGCGTATAGCCACACCTCGTATGGCACTCACAGCTGCAGAGTATCTGGCATATGAGAAGGATATGCAAGTGCTCGTAATAATGACAGATATAACAAATTACTGTGATGCTCTTCGTGAAGTATCGGCTGCACGAAAGGAAGTTCCCGGAAGAAGGGGTTATCCCGGATATTTGTATACCGACTTGGCTACTATATACGAAAGAGCAGGAAGAATTAGGGACAAAAAAGGATCAATAACACAGATTCCGATACTTTCAATGCCTGAAGATGACAAGACTCATCCAATACCTGACCTTACAGGCTATATAACAGAAGGTCAGATCATACTCAGCAGAGAGCTTTACAGAAAAGGTATCATGCCGCCTATAGACGTGCTTCCATCATTGTCGCGTCTTAAGGACAAAGGTATAGGCAAAAATAAGACAAGAGAAGATCATGCTGATACGATGAACCAGCTTTTCGCATCCTATGCAAGAGGTAAGGAAGCGAAAGAACTTGCGGTAATACTCGGTGAAGGTGCCCTTAGTGATACAGACAAACTTTTTGCTAAGTTTGCAGACGAGTTTGAGAAAAGATATGTATCACAGGGAGATAATGAGGATAGGAGCATAGAACAAACACTTACACTTGGCTGGGAGCTTCTTTCCATACTTCCGAGAGCAGAACTTAAGAGAATCAAAGATGAGTATATTGATAAATACCTGCCCAAAGGGGATGCATAG
- a CDS encoding V-type ATP synthase subunit A — protein sequence MNEGRIIKVSGPLVIAEGMQDAKMYDVVRVSDKKLIGEIIEIRGDKASIQVYEETSGLGPGEPVVSTGEPLSVELGPGLIESIFDGIQRPLDVVRSASGDHIARGVQVEKLNKTKKWHFDATVKKGDIVKSGDIIGTVQETSIVLHKIMVPFGVEGTIEEINSGEFTILETIAKVKAKDGIKEVQMLQKWPVRKGRPYKEKLSPSNPMITGQRIIDTFFPVAKGGTACIPGPFGSGKTVVQHQLAKWADAEIVVYIGCGERGNEMTDVLMEFPELKDPKTGEPLMKRTVLIANTSDMPVAAREASIYTGITIGEYFRDMGYSVALMADSTSRWAEALREMSGRLEEMPGEEGYPAYLGSRAAEFYERAGKVVCSGTENREGALTAVGAVSPPGGDLSEPVTQATLRIVKVFWGLDASLAYRRHFPAINWLQSYSLYLDRLGDWFTEQVSPEWHALRTEALKLLQEEAELNEIVRLVGFDALSLKDRFTLEVTKTIREDYLHQNAFHEIDTYTSIQKQFRMMKAILLFFHEGQRALSEGALFKELSNLPVREKIAKAKLILENNLSEFDALEADIRKQVASTLSNGGI from the coding sequence TTGAACGAGGGTAGAATTATAAAAGTATCAGGGCCTCTTGTCATAGCAGAAGGTATGCAGGATGCAAAAATGTATGACGTTGTTCGTGTTAGTGATAAAAAGCTTATAGGCGAAATTATAGAAATAAGAGGAGATAAGGCTTCAATACAGGTTTATGAAGAAACTTCAGGCTTGGGACCGGGAGAACCGGTTGTTTCTACTGGCGAGCCCCTAAGCGTTGAGCTGGGGCCAGGACTTATCGAATCAATTTTTGACGGCATCCAGAGACCTCTTGACGTTGTAAGGAGTGCTTCAGGTGACCATATAGCCAGAGGTGTACAAGTAGAAAAGCTTAATAAAACAAAAAAGTGGCATTTTGATGCTACTGTTAAAAAAGGCGATATTGTAAAGTCAGGGGATATCATAGGTACTGTACAGGAGACTTCTATAGTACTTCACAAGATAATGGTTCCGTTTGGTGTAGAAGGAACTATAGAAGAAATTAACTCAGGCGAATTTACTATTTTAGAGACAATAGCAAAGGTAAAAGCAAAAGATGGAATAAAGGAAGTACAGATGCTTCAGAAATGGCCGGTTAGAAAGGGAAGACCTTATAAAGAAAAGCTTTCTCCTTCAAACCCTATGATTACAGGCCAGAGAATCATAGATACCTTCTTCCCGGTGGCAAAAGGTGGTACAGCTTGTATCCCTGGGCCTTTTGGAAGCGGTAAGACAGTTGTACAGCACCAGCTTGCGAAATGGGCTGATGCTGAGATAGTTGTATATATTGGCTGCGGTGAGCGTGGAAACGAAATGACTGACGTTCTTATGGAGTTCCCAGAACTTAAGGATCCGAAGACCGGAGAGCCATTGATGAAACGTACAGTGCTTATTGCAAACACATCAGATATGCCGGTTGCAGCCCGTGAAGCAAGCATATATACCGGTATTACAATAGGTGAATACTTTAGAGACATGGGTTATTCCGTAGCGCTTATGGCAGACTCAACCTCGCGCTGGGCGGAAGCGCTCCGTGAAATGTCCGGACGTCTTGAGGAAATGCCTGGTGAAGAAGGCTATCCTGCATATCTTGGTTCAAGAGCTGCTGAATTCTATGAAAGAGCCGGCAAGGTTGTATGCTCAGGAACTGAAAATAGAGAAGGTGCTCTTACTGCAGTTGGTGCGGTATCCCCTCCAGGTGGAGACCTCTCAGAGCCTGTAACACAGGCAACTTTGAGAATAGTAAAGGTTTTCTGGGGCTTGGATGCATCTCTGGCTTATAGAAGACATTTCCCTGCAATAAACTGGCTTCAAAGCTATTCTTTATACCTGGACAGATTGGGTGATTGGTTTACTGAGCAAGTATCACCTGAATGGCATGCCCTGAGGACAGAAGCCTTGAAATTGCTTCAGGAAGAAGCAGAATTAAATGAAATCGTTAGACTGGTTGGCTTTGATGCCCTTTCATTAAAGGACAGATTTACACTGGAAGTAACAAAAACAATAAGAGAAGACTATCTGCATCAAAATGCCTTCCATGAAATTGATACTTATACTTCAATCCAGAAGCAGTTTAGAATGATGAAAGCAATCCTGCTGTTCTTCCATGAAGGACAAAGAGCATTGAGTGAAGGTGCGCTCTTCAAAGAACTTTCCAATCTGCCGGTTAGGGAGAAAATAGCTAAGGCTAAGCTGATATTGGAGAACAATCTTAGCGAATTTGATGCTCTGGAAGCGGACATTAGAAAACAGGTGGCTTCCACCCTTTCGAATGGAGGAATATAA
- a CDS encoding V-type ATP synthase subunit F: protein MYKIGVIGDKDSILGFKALGISVFPTTDIREANRLIHKLAKENYAVLFVTEQLAKDLDEVINEYKDSLTPAIIMIPNNRGTLGLGINGVKKSVEKAIGSDILFGKEG, encoded by the coding sequence ATGTATAAAATTGGAGTTATTGGAGATAAGGACTCCATACTTGGATTCAAGGCTTTAGGAATATCAGTATTTCCGACCACTGATATTAGAGAAGCCAACAGATTGATTCACAAGCTTGCAAAAGAGAACTATGCTGTGCTTTTCGTGACAGAGCAGCTTGCCAAGGATTTGGATGAAGTAATCAACGAATACAAGGATTCCTTGACTCCGGCAATAATAATGATACCTAACAACAGGGGAACCCTGGGATTAGGTATAAATGGTGTTAAAAAGTCAGTAGAGAAAGCCATCGGTTCGGATATATTATTCGGGAAAGAAGGTTGA
- a CDS encoding V-type ATP synthase subunit C — MSENKYLYSVTRIRALETKLLDKAKIERMIEARNADEIIKILNETEYGSSISEMKDIEDYETVLSKELSKTYELLREISPVPELTNLFSFRYDIQNLKTLLKSSYLDEENDGLLSDIGTIPSQRLKKMVKEKDFSDLDPIIRECVEQVVGEFTVNPDPQLIDVTLDKCLYNLMYKTAKDNKSSFLMDYISTQIDLINIKSLIRVKAMGYGRDFLKKAILINGRLDYAFFNDIFDESMETLSDRLAFKDYGKIVGEGISNYIKTKSLTKFEKLSDNFLFELAKKGKYVAFGIEPLVGYLMAKENEAKIIRMIMVGKINEIPNELIRERLRDVYV; from the coding sequence ATGAGTGAAAATAAATACCTATATTCTGTGACCAGAATACGAGCATTGGAAACAAAACTTCTGGATAAGGCGAAAATCGAAAGAATGATTGAAGCCAGGAATGCAGATGAAATTATAAAAATCCTCAATGAAACAGAATATGGAAGTTCAATTTCTGAAATGAAGGACATTGAAGACTATGAAACTGTACTTTCCAAGGAACTATCAAAAACTTATGAGCTTCTGAGGGAAATATCTCCTGTTCCTGAACTCACAAACCTATTCTCGTTTAGATATGACATTCAAAATTTGAAGACACTGCTTAAGAGCAGCTACTTGGACGAAGAGAATGACGGACTTTTGAGCGATATAGGTACCATACCCAGCCAGCGTCTTAAAAAGATGGTCAAGGAAAAGGACTTCAGCGACTTGGATCCTATTATTAGAGAATGTGTGGAGCAAGTAGTTGGGGAATTTACAGTGAATCCTGATCCGCAGCTTATTGATGTGACTCTGGATAAGTGCTTATACAATCTTATGTATAAGACTGCTAAGGATAACAAGAGCAGCTTCTTGATGGATTATATCTCAACACAGATAGATTTGATAAATATTAAATCCCTGATACGAGTAAAAGCAATGGGTTACGGGAGGGACTTCCTTAAAAAGGCAATACTTATAAATGGAAGGCTGGACTATGCATTCTTCAATGATATCTTTGACGAGTCCATGGAAACCTTGAGCGACAGATTAGCCTTCAAGGATTACGGTAAAATAGTTGGGGAAGGTATATCCAACTATATAAAGACAAAATCCTTGACGAAATTCGAAAAGCTTTCTGACAATTTTTTATTTGAACTCGCCAAAAAGGGCAAGTATGTTGCATTTGGAATCGAACCTTTGGTTGGTTATCTGATGGCAAAGGAAAATGAAGCGAAGATAATCAGAATGATAATGGTCGGGAAAATTAATGAGATTCCGAATGAATTGATAAGAGAAAGGCTACGTGATGTATATGTATAA
- a CDS encoding V-type ATP synthase subunit E family protein, which translates to MAGVEKIKEKILQDAEVKTNEILEKARLQAKDIEEKANQKAALRAKEISQKSTHDISEKRRIINSIVELEMRKDILSAKQQSIEEVFDRALERMNSLDSSKYEKVIFDMLMASVESGEEEILMSEGGKSKLSADFISKANKALEAVGKKGKLKISDETRNISGGFILMGQGVEVNNSFEAVIRLYRDEIEPKVAEIFFRA; encoded by the coding sequence ATGGCAGGAGTAGAGAAAATAAAAGAAAAGATCTTGCAGGATGCAGAAGTTAAAACAAATGAAATATTGGAAAAAGCGCGACTCCAAGCCAAAGACATAGAAGAAAAGGCGAACCAGAAAGCCGCTCTTAGAGCGAAGGAGATTTCGCAAAAGTCCACTCATGATATTAGTGAGAAAAGAAGAATAATTAATTCAATCGTTGAGCTTGAGATGCGTAAGGATATTCTTTCTGCAAAACAGCAATCGATTGAAGAAGTATTTGATAGAGCACTCGAACGTATGAACAGCCTTGATAGCAGCAAATATGAGAAAGTAATTTTTGATATGCTCATGGCCTCAGTGGAAAGCGGAGAAGAAGAAATCCTAATGTCTGAAGGTGGAAAGAGTAAGCTTTCTGCTGATTTTATAAGCAAAGCAAACAAAGCCCTTGAAGCAGTTGGCAAGAAGGGTAAGCTCAAAATATCGGATGAAACCAGGAATATATCCGGAGGCTTCATTTTAATGGGTCAGGGAGTTGAAGTAAACAATTCCTTTGAAGCAGTCATAAGGCTCTACAGAGATGAAATTGAACCGAAGGTAGCTGAGATTTTCTTCCGTGCTTAA
- a CDS encoding V-type ATP synthase subunit K — protein sequence MGNSGLYLAFLGSAIAAGLAGCGSAIGVGIAGMAASGVVTEDPSKFGKTLLLQALPGTQGIYGLLIGFLIWSKIGVFATIVPVNIEQGLMLFLAGVPVGLVGLVSAIYQGKASASSCGILAKRPEEFGKAMIYPAMVETYAVLSLLASFLMLNGIKL from the coding sequence ATGGGTAACTCTGGTTTATATCTTGCATTTCTTGGTTCAGCAATAGCAGCAGGTCTTGCAGGCTGCGGATCTGCAATAGGTGTAGGTATCGCAGGTATGGCAGCATCTGGAGTTGTAACTGAAGATCCAAGCAAATTCGGTAAGACACTTCTTTTACAGGCACTTCCTGGTACACAGGGTATATATGGTCTTCTTATTGGATTTCTTATATGGTCCAAGATAGGGGTTTTCGCAACAATAGTTCCAGTAAACATAGAACAGGGACTCATGCTCTTTCTAGCTGGCGTGCCGGTTGGATTGGTTGGACTTGTTTCAGCAATATATCAGGGGAAAGCCTCAGCTTCCAGCTGCGGAATACTTGCTAAAAGACCTGAAGAGTTTGGTAAAGCTATGATTTATCCTGCTATGGTTGAGACTTATGCAGTTCTTTCATTGCTTGCATCATTCCTTATGCTTAACGGCATCAAATTATAA
- a CDS encoding V-type ATP synthase subunit I, which produces MAIVKMKKVTMIALQSERNAIVKSLQKFGNLQVVNLEEQIAEQGFEGLQLDSDTEAVSKLETKLSQVKYSLDFLGKFNKTKKSMFASKVQVDEIQRNKYLGNEEKLHEIYENCRGIDSKFTEFKSVETKLNNTIAQLNPWIPMEMNVEDIGSTQNTSTIIGFMPTKYVEEFSTSIQNENLEAYLEKVSSEKENTYMMVVYHHICEERMLQLLKQSGWTKVTFSEFSGTPKENIKRLTGEIEEIEKKKIELAKQAEGMVSEIDFLEIIFDLFSIEKDKSSVVKDFGKTDKTFMLRGWIPEKYSDDMIRLLDGITDKYTIQFEDPNDEDDIPVLLNNPKLVQPFELITEMYSLPNPRGIDPNIFMTPFFILFFGIMVTDAAYGIIIAAATAFILYKYKPEGGMKKMMGVMFLGGISTFFWGGIFGGWFGDLIKIKPWWFNPLDEPLKMLIFCLALGVIHLYTGFFLAAYMNIREGKYLDAFYDQVLWLMLLTGLMFLALPPLAAAGKYMAIIGAAGTVIFNARSEKNIFKRLTSGLLALYNVSGFLGDVLSYSRLFALCLATGVIAQVFNAMGLMMGGSLVGKLIMVAFLIAAHTFNTALGILGAYVHTSRLQYVEFFGKFYSGEGKAFNPLRIKTKYIQN; this is translated from the coding sequence ATGGCAATAGTTAAAATGAAGAAAGTCACCATGATAGCTCTCCAGTCTGAAAGGAATGCCATAGTTAAGAGCCTTCAGAAATTCGGTAACCTACAGGTAGTAAACCTTGAAGAACAAATTGCTGAACAAGGATTTGAGGGGTTACAGCTAGACAGTGACACTGAAGCAGTGAGCAAGCTGGAGACAAAGCTTTCACAAGTAAAATATTCACTTGATTTTTTAGGAAAATTCAATAAGACAAAAAAGTCTATGTTTGCATCGAAGGTTCAAGTAGATGAGATACAGCGCAATAAGTACCTCGGAAATGAAGAAAAACTGCATGAAATATACGAAAACTGCAGGGGTATAGACAGTAAATTCACAGAGTTTAAGAGTGTTGAAACAAAGCTCAACAATACCATAGCTCAGCTCAACCCGTGGATACCAATGGAAATGAACGTCGAGGACATTGGCAGTACACAGAATACAAGTACAATAATAGGCTTTATGCCTACAAAATATGTGGAAGAGTTCAGTACTTCAATTCAAAATGAAAACCTCGAAGCATATCTTGAAAAAGTAAGCAGCGAAAAGGAAAATACATACATGATGGTTGTTTATCATCATATATGTGAAGAGAGAATGCTACAGCTTCTCAAACAGTCCGGCTGGACTAAAGTGACCTTCAGCGAGTTCTCAGGAACTCCTAAGGAAAACATAAAAAGGCTGACTGGAGAGATAGAAGAGATTGAGAAAAAGAAGATAGAACTGGCAAAACAGGCAGAGGGAATGGTATCAGAAATAGACTTCCTTGAAATTATTTTTGATTTGTTCTCAATAGAAAAGGATAAGAGCAGCGTCGTGAAGGATTTTGGTAAAACTGATAAAACCTTCATGCTTCGCGGATGGATACCTGAAAAGTATTCTGATGATATGATCCGGCTCTTAGATGGTATAACTGATAAGTATACCATTCAGTTTGAGGATCCGAATGATGAGGATGACATACCGGTGCTTCTGAATAATCCGAAGCTTGTTCAGCCCTTTGAGTTGATAACAGAGATGTACAGTTTGCCGAATCCGAGGGGCATAGACCCCAATATTTTTATGACCCCATTCTTTATATTGTTCTTCGGAATTATGGTAACTGATGCAGCGTATGGGATAATCATTGCTGCCGCCACGGCATTTATACTTTACAAATACAAGCCGGAGGGCGGTATGAAAAAGATGATGGGGGTAATGTTTCTTGGAGGCATATCCACATTTTTCTGGGGAGGAATCTTCGGAGGCTGGTTCGGGGATCTGATTAAGATAAAGCCATGGTGGTTCAATCCTTTGGATGAACCTCTCAAGATGTTGATATTCTGTTTGGCCTTGGGTGTAATTCATCTTTACACTGGTTTCTTCCTCGCAGCGTATATGAACATCAGAGAAGGTAAATATCTGGATGCATTCTACGATCAAGTGCTCTGGCTTATGCTATTGACAGGACTTATGTTCCTTGCGCTGCCGCCTCTTGCTGCAGCAGGCAAGTATATGGCTATCATAGGTGCCGCCGGTACTGTGATTTTTAATGCAAGGTCTGAAAAGAACATTTTCAAAAGGTTGACATCTGGACTATTAGCGTTATACAACGTTAGTGGATTTTTAGGCGATGTTCTTTCATATTCACGATTATTTGCATTATGTTTGGCAACCGGCGTTATAGCGCAGGTTTTCAATGCTATGGGCCTTATGATGGGTGGTAGTCTAGTCGGAAAACTAATAATGGTTGCTTTTTTAATAGCAGCCCATACCTTCAATACAGCACTTGGCATTCTGGGGGCATATGTGCATACAAGCCGTCTTCAGTATGTTGAATTCTTCGGAAAGTTCTATTCAGGTGAAGGAAAGGCATTTAATCCCCTAAGAATTAAAACAAAGTACATTCAAAACTAG
- a CDS encoding V-type ATPase subunit subunit G family protein, which yields MTTEIIKEIKETERAAEEKLKSAHQKAKDLLLRAEDEAARVIKAAEDQELLKGRQQLEAAEKEAYQEADSRKMQNNEKCQELKRKAAEKMEDAVNLVMERIVKMNGNS from the coding sequence TTGACGACAGAAATCATTAAAGAAATCAAAGAAACAGAGCGTGCTGCAGAAGAAAAGCTAAAGTCAGCACACCAGAAAGCCAAGGACCTTTTACTACGCGCAGAAGATGAGGCTGCCAGAGTTATTAAAGCAGCTGAAGATCAGGAGCTTCTTAAGGGCAGGCAGCAGCTTGAGGCAGCAGAGAAGGAGGCTTATCAGGAAGCTGACAGCAGGAAAATGCAGAATAACGAAAAGTGTCAGGAATTGAAGCGCAAAGCTGCAGAAAAAATGGAGGACGCAGTGAATCTGGTGATGGAGAGGATTGTGAAAATGAATGGCAATAGTTAA